A genomic segment from Mucilaginibacter terrenus encodes:
- a CDS encoding response regulator transcription factor translates to MPNKKRILLAEDEEHLLEAIKLNLELEGYKVSTATNGKKALQIFKEERFNLVILDVMMPEIDGFVVAETIRLENSEVPIMFLTAKNTNEDKISGLKKGADDYLTKPFNLEELILRVNNLVKRSLKGDDLKEFNSYKIGDKTIHFNSFELINEDGSITPLTKKETMLLKLLIERRNEAVSREQILETVWNYDVYPSTRTIDNFILTFRKYFEPDPKNPVYFHSIRGVGYKFTDQH, encoded by the coding sequence ATGCCTAACAAAAAAAGAATCCTGTTAGCCGAAGACGAAGAACACTTGTTGGAAGCCATTAAACTAAACCTTGAGCTGGAAGGCTACAAGGTATCTACCGCCACTAACGGTAAAAAAGCGCTGCAGATATTTAAAGAAGAACGCTTTAACCTGGTAATACTTGATGTAATGATGCCGGAAATTGACGGCTTTGTAGTTGCCGAAACCATCCGCCTGGAGAACTCAGAAGTACCTATAATGTTCCTTACCGCTAAGAATACTAACGAGGACAAAATTTCCGGACTAAAGAAAGGTGCCGACGATTATCTTACCAAGCCTTTCAACCTGGAAGAGCTGATCCTTCGTGTGAACAACCTGGTTAAGCGCAGCTTAAAAGGCGACGATCTTAAAGAGTTCAACAGCTACAAGATTGGCGATAAAACCATCCACTTTAATTCTTTTGAACTTATAAACGAGGACGGCAGCATCACCCCACTTACCAAAAAGGAAACTATGTTGCTTAAGTTGCTTATAGAGCGCCGTAATGAGGCGGTGTCACGTGAGCAGATCTTGGAGACTGTTTGGAACTACGATGTGTACCCGTCTACCCGTACTATAGATAACTTCATCCTTACTTTCCGTAAGTATTTCGAACCTGATCCTAAAAACCCGGTGTATTTTCATTCTATCCGCGGCGTAGGTTACAAGTTTACAGACCAGCACTAA
- a CDS encoding bifunctional GNAT family N-acetyltransferase/carbon-nitrogen hydrolase family protein, which produces MDVQSIELRNLDVQDYQELKKSMKSAYLDMDEDYWDAGSIKKLIKLFPEGQICVTVNDVVVGCALAIIVDYHKFGDNHTYKQITGDSTFKTHTDKGDVLYGIDIFVHPKYRGLRLARRLYEARKALCEKLNLKSIIAGGRIPNYQKFQNDLTPRQYIDKVKYKEIYDPTLSFQLANDFHVRKILRNYLPEDSRSKGFATLIEWNNVYYEEVSSVINNKTVVRIGLVQWQMRSFNNISELLKHAEYFVDAVSDYQSDFLLFPELFNTPLMAEYNHLDAAKAMRELAQFTQPIIEAFSKLAVSYNVNIIAGSMPEIEEDSLYNVSYLFRRNGSMEKTTKIHPTPSEISSWGMRGGDEVIAFDTDAGKIGILICYDVEFPELSRILASQDMQILFVPFLTDTQNGFNRVKFCAQARAVENECYVAIAGCVGNLPNVNNMGISYAQSAVFTPSDFGFPTNGIQSEATPNTEMIVIADVDLSVLDALHEYGSVQNLKDRRTDIYGIMFNGKKI; this is translated from the coding sequence ATGGACGTGCAAAGTATAGAACTGCGTAACCTGGACGTGCAGGATTACCAGGAGCTCAAAAAGTCAATGAAGTCGGCTTACCTCGATATGGATGAGGATTACTGGGACGCCGGTTCGATTAAAAAGCTGATAAAACTTTTTCCTGAGGGGCAAATATGCGTAACTGTAAACGATGTGGTGGTTGGCTGCGCGCTGGCCATTATAGTCGACTATCATAAGTTTGGCGACAACCATACTTACAAGCAAATTACGGGCGACAGCACCTTTAAAACACACACCGATAAAGGCGATGTGTTATACGGCATAGACATTTTTGTACACCCAAAATACCGCGGATTGCGCCTGGCAAGGCGCTTGTACGAGGCACGTAAAGCACTTTGCGAAAAACTGAACCTCAAGAGTATAATTGCAGGCGGCCGTATACCCAACTACCAAAAATTCCAGAATGACCTTACCCCACGGCAGTATATAGACAAGGTAAAGTATAAAGAGATATACGACCCTACCTTGTCCTTCCAGTTAGCCAATGACTTTCACGTACGTAAAATACTGCGTAACTACCTGCCGGAGGATAGCCGCTCTAAAGGCTTTGCTACCCTTATAGAGTGGAACAACGTATATTATGAAGAAGTTAGTTCTGTCATCAACAACAAAACTGTTGTACGTATTGGGTTGGTGCAGTGGCAAATGCGGTCTTTTAATAACATAAGCGAACTGCTAAAACATGCCGAGTACTTTGTTGATGCAGTGAGCGATTACCAGTCGGACTTCCTGCTATTCCCCGAGTTGTTCAATACCCCGCTGATGGCAGAGTATAACCACCTTGACGCGGCAAAGGCCATGCGCGAGCTGGCACAGTTTACTCAGCCAATTATTGAGGCATTCTCTAAACTGGCGGTGTCGTACAATGTTAATATCATCGCCGGCAGCATGCCGGAGATAGAAGAAGACTCACTTTACAATGTAAGCTACCTGTTCCGCCGCAACGGCAGCATGGAAAAAACCACCAAGATACACCCCACCCCGTCGGAGATTAGCTCATGGGGTATGCGCGGCGGCGACGAAGTGATAGCCTTTGATACCGATGCGGGAAAAATCGGCATACTCATCTGTTATGATGTGGAGTTCCCGGAGCTTTCCCGCATTTTAGCCAGCCAGGATATGCAGATACTGTTTGTACCTTTCCTTACCGATACGCAAAATGGCTTTAACCGCGTGAAGTTCTGCGCACAGGCTAGGGCTGTAGAGAACGAGTGCTACGTAGCCATTGCAGGATGTGTTGGTAACTTGCCTAACGTAAACAATATGGGCATCAGCTATGCGCAGTCGGCAGTATTTACACCGTCAGACTTTGGTTTCCCAACTAACGGTATCCAGTCCGAGGCTACCCCAAACACAGAAATGATTGTGATAGCCGACGTAGACCTTTCTGTATTGGATGCCTTGCATGAATATGGCAGCGTACAAAACCTAAAGGACCGCCGGACAGATATATATGGCATTATGTTCAACGGTAAAAAGATATAA
- a CDS encoding tetratricopeptide repeat protein has translation MFTKSARIIVIGLFVVLVAVAVYMRVYQLAGISVMFIALLVWGYFKQGPIVLAAKHFHNKDYQGAERLLREVNRPEWLSKSRRGFYEFIYGGVCLAKKDYEAAEKHYEIAAQYPLRTANDHVAALMHVANISIRNGNYDKAKAYLQLAEKHRDNITAKMKDVMYRVEQELKKH, from the coding sequence ATGTTTACTAAAAGCGCGCGTATTATAGTTATCGGCTTGTTTGTGGTATTAGTTGCCGTTGCCGTGTACATGCGCGTTTATCAGTTGGCCGGCATATCTGTAATGTTTATTGCGTTGCTGGTTTGGGGCTACTTTAAACAAGGGCCTATAGTACTTGCAGCGAAGCATTTTCACAACAAGGATTACCAGGGTGCCGAGAGGCTGTTAAGGGAAGTAAACCGTCCCGAGTGGTTGAGCAAAAGCAGGCGTGGTTTTTACGAGTTTATTTACGGCGGCGTTTGCCTTGCAAAAAAGGATTACGAGGCTGCAGAGAAACATTACGAAATAGCCGCCCAATACCCGTTACGTACCGCTAACGACCACGTGGCAGCGCTGATGCATGTAGCCAACATAAGTATACGTAATGGTAATTACGACAAGGCTAAGGCCTATTTACAACTGGCAGAAAAACATAGAGACAATATAACTGCGAAAATGAAAGATGTAATGTATCGCGTTGAGCAGGAGCTGAAAAAACACTAA
- the hemC gene encoding hydroxymethylbilane synthase, with protein sequence MDRKIIIGTRGSELALWQANFVKDQLEALHIAADLKIIKTQGDRILNLSFDKLEGKGFFTKELEEELLAGTIDIAVHSHKDLPTENPPGLIIAAVSEREDPAELLLILKDCVDVRQKLSVKFGGLVGTSSNRRKAQLLSFRPDLEIDELRGNVPTRIGKLRDEKYDAIMLAKAGVSRLGIDLSEFHVEELGATEFIPAPAQGVLAIQIREKDHILYEALQDLNHPDVAAELAVERNVLKLFGGGCHLPLGVYCRKDEDNYQVFVSKGEDGEDFPDRLFLAANTLDGLPEKIVAKFAKDRKFPGKVFISRDISAGSYFRRALEKHKIEIEARSLIRTVPVINRFDSYILKNIDWIFFTSKNAVEYFFKLNPVFPKKMKFGVMGTGSEDMLRRNGHFADFVGESTDTADVAADFAAIANGSVVLFPGADNPMRSIQQGLSSETKVIDLPVYETMLEENVEPTGADVLVFTSPSNVEAYFADNLLEPGQKVIVIGRSTGRKFDEMGVKYILPFSPDEVGLAEAVFGI encoded by the coding sequence TTGGACAGAAAGATAATCATCGGAACACGCGGCAGCGAACTTGCTTTATGGCAGGCCAATTTTGTAAAAGACCAACTTGAAGCACTGCACATTGCTGCTGATCTTAAGATCATTAAAACACAGGGCGACCGTATCCTGAACCTGAGCTTTGATAAGCTGGAGGGTAAAGGTTTTTTTACCAAAGAACTTGAAGAAGAATTATTGGCGGGCACTATAGATATTGCCGTGCATTCGCACAAGGACCTGCCAACAGAAAACCCTCCGGGACTCATTATCGCAGCAGTTTCAGAACGGGAAGACCCGGCTGAACTGTTGTTGATCTTGAAAGACTGTGTAGATGTACGCCAGAAGCTATCCGTTAAGTTTGGCGGACTGGTAGGTACATCATCTAACCGCCGCAAGGCACAGCTGTTATCCTTCAGGCCCGACCTGGAAATAGATGAGCTGCGTGGTAACGTACCCACACGCATAGGCAAACTGCGCGACGAGAAATACGATGCCATTATGTTGGCCAAAGCCGGTGTTAGCCGCCTGGGAATTGACCTGAGCGAATTTCATGTGGAAGAACTTGGTGCAACCGAGTTTATACCTGCTCCGGCCCAAGGTGTATTGGCTATCCAGATAAGGGAGAAAGACCATATCCTTTACGAAGCATTGCAGGACCTTAACCACCCCGATGTTGCCGCAGAACTTGCCGTAGAACGCAACGTGCTGAAGTTGTTCGGCGGTGGGTGCCATTTGCCGTTAGGTGTTTACTGCCGTAAAGACGAGGACAACTACCAGGTGTTTGTAAGCAAAGGTGAGGATGGCGAGGACTTCCCGGACAGGCTGTTCCTTGCAGCGAACACGCTAGACGGGTTGCCCGAAAAGATAGTAGCCAAGTTTGCTAAAGACCGCAAGTTTCCTGGTAAAGTATTTATTTCAAGAGACATTTCAGCAGGCAGCTATTTCCGCCGCGCGCTGGAAAAACATAAGATAGAGATAGAAGCACGCTCGCTGATACGTACCGTACCGGTGATTAACCGTTTTGACAGCTATATACTAAAGAACATTGACTGGATCTTCTTTACCAGTAAGAATGCGGTAGAGTATTTTTTTAAGCTGAACCCGGTGTTCCCTAAAAAAATGAAGTTTGGGGTTATGGGTACCGGCTCTGAAGATATGCTGCGCCGCAACGGCCACTTTGCCGACTTTGTTGGCGAAAGCACTGATACCGCTGATGTTGCTGCAGATTTTGCAGCCATTGCCAACGGGTCGGTAGTATTGTTCCCGGGCGCTGACAATCCAATGAGGAGCATACAACAGGGGCTGTCGTCTGAAACGAAAGTTATTGATCTGCCGGTTTACGAAACGATGCTGGAAGAGAATGTAGAGCCAACAGGTGCCGATGTACTGGTATTTACCAGTCCAAGCAATGTGGAGGCCTACTTTGCCGACAACTTACTGGAGCCGGGCCAAAAAGTGATCGTGATAGGGCGATCTACCGGCAGGAAGTTCGACGAAATGGGTGTTAAGTACATACTGCCATTCTCTCCTGATGAAGTTGGGCTTGCAGAAGCAGTGTTTGGAATATAA
- a CDS encoding DoxX family protein: MKIFKKISVVILVIFYFIAGLNHFRSPESYIRIIPGYLPYPAVLNIAAGIAEIVFALLAIRPQSRKVACYGIILMLLAFLPVHIQMVKDAPLQLGSLTVTPTIAWIRLVLLQPFLILWAWWHSLPNKPATQSASR, translated from the coding sequence ATGAAAATATTTAAAAAAATCAGTGTAGTGATTTTGGTCATTTTTTACTTTATCGCCGGACTTAACCACTTTCGCAGCCCGGAATCATACATTCGCATCATACCGGGGTACTTACCATATCCGGCTGTTCTTAATATTGCTGCCGGCATTGCCGAAATTGTTTTTGCGTTATTAGCAATACGCCCCCAAAGCCGTAAGGTTGCCTGTTACGGTATAATACTTATGCTGCTGGCCTTTCTGCCCGTGCACATCCAAATGGTTAAAGACGCGCCGCTGCAATTAGGCAGCTTAACAGTAACCCCAACAATAGCCTGGATAAGGCTGGTGTTATTACAACCCTTCCTTATACTGTGGGCGTGGTGGCACAGCCTGCCGAATAAACCCGCAACCCAATCTGCTAGCCGCTAA
- a CDS encoding sensor histidine kinase, translating into MRKSLVIFYAIIIYAVAELMWWGYMLVSLQPRRFAMIMGEGSMFVLVFLFGAFHLHRSISKEQKLQEQKKNFLLSVTHELKSPLASIKILLQTIQKRELNRAQILDFIDKSLLDVERLDDMVENMLLASKIDNQSYTFPKAQFNLSMLVDNIVNRLQITKCDCNQQIIHSEIEPKIEITGDKFALTSVVTNLVENAIKYSKPCQAVDVKLFSKEGRVYLQVADHGIGIADNEKTRIFDKFYRVGSEDTRNTKGTGLGLYIVKEVLDKHQASIRVKDNRPAGSVFEVVFA; encoded by the coding sequence ATGAGAAAATCGCTGGTAATATTTTATGCTATCATCATTTACGCAGTTGCGGAATTGATGTGGTGGGGTTATATGCTGGTAAGCCTGCAGCCTCGTCGCTTCGCCATGATCATGGGCGAGGGGTCCATGTTTGTTCTGGTGTTCCTATTTGGTGCATTTCACCTGCACCGGTCCATAAGCAAAGAGCAAAAATTACAGGAGCAGAAAAAAAACTTCCTGCTTTCTGTTACGCATGAGCTTAAATCGCCGCTTGCTTCTATCAAGATACTCCTGCAAACAATCCAGAAACGCGAACTTAACCGCGCGCAGATACTCGACTTTATAGATAAGTCCTTACTTGATGTAGAGCGCTTAGATGACATGGTAGAGAACATGCTGCTGGCATCCAAAATAGATAACCAATCGTACACCTTTCCAAAGGCACAGTTCAACCTATCAATGCTAGTAGACAATATTGTTAACCGCTTGCAAATAACCAAGTGCGACTGCAACCAGCAGATCATTCATTCAGAGATAGAACCTAAGATTGAGATTACCGGGGATAAGTTTGCGCTTACATCTGTAGTAACAAACCTGGTAGAGAATGCTATTAAATATTCTAAACCATGCCAGGCGGTGGATGTTAAGCTTTTCAGTAAAGAGGGCCGGGTTTACCTGCAGGTTGCCGATCATGGCATTGGAATAGCCGATAACGAAAAAACACGTATTTTTGATAAATTTTACCGCGTGGGCAGTGAGGATACGCGAAACACTAAAGGCACCGGATTGGGCCTTTATATAGTTAAAGAGGTGCTGGATAAGCACCAGGCCAGCATAAGGGTGAAAGACAACCGCCCCGCCGGTAGCGTTTTTGAAGTTGTTTTTGCATAA
- the hemA gene encoding glutamyl-tRNA reductase, whose amino-acid sequence MKYLKVIAFTHKQIELKELGKLVMCQENLTDKLHDVKQRFGINEMFYLATCNRVEFVMTTPQKVDKEFAHEFLDAMQMGLCHHSMGNFTNAASIYEGHAAMEHLLRTSCSLESLIVGEKEILAQLRKAYESGREAGLTGDKLRLIMECVVKTAKEVYTHTNISKNPISVVSLAYRKLKDLKLCSNARILIIGAGETNRNISKYLQKHKFSNFSVFNRTLSKAQQLANDLGGEAFELEELKNYNKGFDAIITCTSAVEPIITPEIYTSLLNGETGKKTIVDLAIPNDTAPEVLQQFDVNFIEVHSLNEVAKKNLQERYHELSSAEAIIEQNINEFLVMLKQRKIELAMRQVPEKIKEIRNNAVNTVFADEVQSLDKESREILEKVINYMEKKYISVPMIMAKDILINNN is encoded by the coding sequence TTGAAGTATTTAAAGGTAATAGCTTTTACGCATAAACAAATTGAGCTGAAGGAATTGGGGAAGTTGGTGATGTGCCAGGAAAACCTTACTGATAAGCTGCATGATGTTAAACAACGTTTCGGCATCAACGAGATGTTCTATCTCGCTACGTGTAACCGTGTGGAATTTGTGATGACCACGCCACAAAAGGTTGACAAAGAATTTGCCCATGAATTTCTGGACGCCATGCAAATGGGCTTGTGCCACCACTCTATGGGCAACTTTACCAATGCGGCTTCTATTTATGAAGGGCACGCGGCCATGGAGCACCTTTTACGTACCTCTTGCTCGCTGGAAAGTTTAATTGTAGGCGAAAAAGAAATTTTAGCCCAATTGCGTAAAGCTTATGAAAGCGGCAGGGAAGCTGGCCTTACAGGTGATAAGCTTAGGCTGATAATGGAGTGTGTTGTAAAAACTGCCAAAGAAGTTTATACACATACCAATATCTCTAAAAACCCTATCTCGGTAGTATCATTAGCTTACCGCAAACTTAAGGACCTTAAACTTTGCTCTAACGCCCGTATCCTTATCATCGGCGCAGGCGAAACCAACCGCAATATTTCAAAATATCTTCAAAAACATAAATTCAGCAATTTTTCTGTATTCAACCGTACGCTTAGCAAGGCTCAGCAATTAGCTAACGACCTGGGCGGAGAGGCCTTTGAACTGGAAGAGTTGAAAAACTATAATAAGGGGTTTGATGCCATCATCACCTGTACATCAGCCGTTGAGCCTATTATAACACCGGAGATTTATACATCGTTACTTAACGGCGAAACCGGTAAAAAAACCATTGTAGATCTTGCCATACCTAATGATACTGCACCTGAGGTGTTACAGCAGTTTGATGTAAACTTTATAGAAGTACACTCGCTTAACGAAGTGGCTAAAAAGAACCTGCAGGAACGCTATCATGAGCTATCCAGCGCGGAAGCCATTATCGAGCAGAACATTAACGAGTTTTTGGTGATGCTTAAGCAACGCAAGATAGAGCTTGCTATGCGCCAGGTGCCTGAGAAGATCAAAGAGATCCGCAATAATGCAGTGAATACGGTGTTTGCCGATGAAGTGCAAAGCCTGGATAAAGAATCGCGCGAGATCCTCGAAAAGGTGATCAACTACATGGAAAAAAAATATATCAGCGTGCCTATGATAATGGCAAAGGATATATTGATCAACAACAACTAA
- the hemL gene encoding glutamate-1-semialdehyde 2,1-aminomutase, producing MQVNDISRTKSAELYEKAKTYFPGGVNSPVRAFRSVYGTPLFIEKGDGSHLWDADGNEFIDFCGSWGPLILGHNHAAVRENVMRVMQKGMSFGAPTALENELAELILSNNRFIEKLRFVSSGTEAVMSAIRLARGYTKRDKILKFEGCYHGHTDSLLVKAGSGLVTFGETSSAGVPKPFADETVVIALNDEEALQKAFEDFSGQIAAVIIEPVPANNGLLLQTKDYLNYLRELCTLNGTLLIFDEVISGFRVGFEGAAGYYDIKPDIITYGKIIGGGLPVGAYGASAEIMDHISPVGSVYQAGTLSGNPVAMAAGIAQISELLQPGFYDKLNAKTADFVSDIRSHVAEKGYELEVFTIGSIFWFAFTNQVSITRADQIDPESMLKFKAMHRELINRGIYFGPSGYEVGFISAAHTQEDLERTKTAIFDSLEIVFSN from the coding sequence ATGCAAGTAAACGATATAAGCAGGACCAAGTCTGCAGAGTTATACGAAAAAGCAAAGACCTATTTCCCTGGTGGGGTAAACTCACCGGTAAGGGCGTTCAGGTCCGTGTACGGCACGCCGTTGTTCATAGAAAAAGGCGACGGTAGTCACCTTTGGGATGCCGACGGTAACGAGTTTATTGATTTTTGCGGTTCCTGGGGTCCACTCATTCTTGGCCACAATCATGCTGCAGTTCGCGAGAATGTAATGCGGGTGATGCAAAAAGGCATGTCGTTCGGCGCACCTACCGCTTTGGAGAACGAACTTGCAGAGCTGATCTTAAGCAACAACCGCTTTATAGAAAAACTGCGTTTTGTAAGTTCGGGTACAGAGGCGGTGATGTCGGCCATCAGGTTAGCGAGGGGTTACACAAAGCGCGACAAAATATTAAAGTTTGAAGGCTGTTATCACGGGCATACAGACAGCTTGCTGGTAAAGGCAGGCTCGGGCCTGGTTACTTTTGGTGAGACCTCTTCTGCCGGTGTTCCAAAGCCTTTCGCTGATGAGACCGTTGTAATAGCTCTGAACGACGAAGAAGCGCTGCAAAAGGCGTTTGAAGATTTCAGCGGACAGATAGCTGCGGTAATAATTGAGCCGGTACCTGCCAACAACGGGTTGCTGTTGCAAACTAAAGATTACCTTAACTATTTGCGCGAACTCTGTACGCTGAATGGCACGCTGCTGATATTTGACGAAGTAATATCCGGCTTCCGGGTGGGCTTTGAGGGTGCCGCTGGTTATTACGATATTAAGCCGGATATCATCACCTACGGTAAGATCATTGGTGGCGGTTTGCCGGTTGGTGCTTATGGCGCATCGGCAGAAATAATGGATCACATATCACCGGTTGGATCGGTTTACCAGGCTGGTACCTTATCCGGAAATCCGGTGGCTATGGCTGCAGGTATCGCGCAAATAAGTGAGCTGCTTCAGCCTGGATTTTATGATAAATTAAATGCGAAAACTGCAGATTTTGTATCAGACATCAGGTCGCACGTAGCCGAAAAAGGGTACGAATTAGAGGTATTTACCATAGGGTCGATATTCTGGTTTGCTTTCACAAATCAGGTAAGCATCACCCGTGCAGATCAGATAGATCCGGAAAGTATGCTTAAATTTAAGGCAATGCACCGCGAGCTGATTAATAGGGGAATATACTTCGGCCCATCCGGGTACGAGGTAGGGTTTATATCTGCCGCTCACACGCAAGAGGATTTAGAAAGAACAAAAACAGCTATATTTGATAGCTTGGAGATAGTATTTAGCAATTAG
- a CDS encoding alpha/beta hydrolase family protein gives MIIQEQYTIPGANGRGITADITYDDINPAAPLVIFAHGIRGFKDWGAHNLVARYFAEHGFRFLKFNFSHNGTTADNLTEFADLIAFGDNTFSIELEDLKNVIDFACSGAAIPRANGVYLIGHSMGGAISIIKTAEDDRVIKLVTEAAISSFYNLWPKQAEEQWKLQGVMYMRNARTGQDMPYRVTLLEDVEKNMERLDVQRKASQIIQPWLIVHGDQDASVPLTQADELSNAQPAAGYVVIEGADHVFNAKHPWLEKTLPPPLLKFCDVAIEFFAI, from the coding sequence ATGATCATCCAGGAGCAATACACCATCCCCGGTGCAAACGGCCGCGGTATCACTGCCGACATTACGTATGACGATATAAACCCTGCTGCACCACTGGTGATATTTGCACACGGCATACGCGGTTTTAAAGACTGGGGCGCCCATAACCTGGTGGCCCGTTATTTTGCCGAGCATGGTTTTAGGTTCCTGAAGTTTAACTTTTCACATAACGGCACCACTGCAGACAACCTCACCGAGTTTGCCGACCTGATAGCTTTTGGCGACAACACTTTTTCGATTGAACTGGAGGACCTGAAGAACGTAATAGATTTTGCCTGCAGCGGCGCGGCTATTCCCCGCGCAAATGGCGTTTACCTTATCGGCCATAGCATGGGTGGCGCCATAAGCATCATTAAAACAGCGGAAGACGACCGTGTAATAAAATTGGTGACCGAGGCTGCCATATCCAGCTTTTATAACCTTTGGCCTAAACAGGCCGAAGAGCAATGGAAGCTACAGGGCGTTATGTACATGCGCAACGCACGTACCGGGCAAGACATGCCTTATCGCGTCACTTTGCTTGAAGATGTAGAAAAGAACATGGAACGCCTTGATGTGCAGCGCAAAGCTTCGCAAATTATTCAGCCCTGGCTAATTGTACATGGCGACCAGGATGCCAGTGTGCCGCTAACCCAGGCAGATGAACTGAGTAACGCACAGCCCGCAGCCGGATACGTTGTAATTGAAGGCGCAGACCATGTGTTTAATGCCAAACATCCATGGCTGGAAAAAACCTTGCCGCCACCATTATTAAAGTTTTGTGACGTAGCTATCGAGTTTTTCGCTATTTGA
- the hemB gene encoding porphobilinogen synthase produces MLQRPRRNRKSEVIRQMVQETHVSAANLIFPLFIIDGENQKTEVASMPGIYRYSIDNLLREVESCMNLGLKSFDLFPNISEELKDRYATESHRDESLYLRAIRAVKKEFPESCVITDVAMDPYSSDGHDGIVENGEILNDETLEVLGKMALAHARSGADIIAPSDMMDGRVGYIRQVLDDNGFTGVSIMSYSAKYASAFYGPFRDALNSAPKFGDKKTYQMNPANQREALIEARLDEAEGADFLMVKPALPYLDVIKLLKDDTELPIAAYNVSGEYAMVKAAIQKGWLNDQRAITEVLMSIRRAGATAILTYHAKEVLENKWL; encoded by the coding sequence ATGTTACAACGACCAAGAAGAAATCGTAAGTCAGAGGTTATCCGCCAGATGGTGCAGGAAACGCATGTAAGTGCGGCTAATCTCATCTTTCCGCTTTTTATTATAGACGGCGAGAATCAAAAGACCGAAGTTGCATCTATGCCTGGCATTTATCGCTACTCTATAGATAATCTGCTGCGCGAGGTAGAAAGCTGTATGAATTTGGGGTTGAAATCTTTTGACCTGTTTCCCAACATCAGCGAAGAGTTAAAAGACAGGTACGCAACAGAAAGCCACCGCGATGAAAGCTTGTATTTGCGTGCTATCCGCGCGGTGAAAAAGGAATTCCCGGAAAGCTGCGTGATAACCGACGTAGCTATGGACCCGTACAGCAGCGACGGCCATGACGGTATTGTAGAGAATGGTGAGATACTGAACGATGAAACGCTGGAAGTTTTAGGTAAGATGGCGTTGGCGCATGCGCGCAGCGGTGCTGATATTATAGCACCCAGCGATATGATGGACGGACGGGTGGGCTATATTCGCCAGGTGTTGGATGATAATGGATTTACCGGTGTATCTATAATGTCCTACTCGGCAAAATATGCCAGTGCCTTTTATGGTCCCTTCAGGGATGCGTTAAACTCGGCTCCTAAGTTTGGTGATAAAAAAACTTACCAGATGAACCCTGCCAACCAGCGGGAGGCCTTGATAGAAGCGAGACTTGATGAAGCCGAGGGTGCCGACTTCCTGATGGTTAAGCCGGCCCTACCGTACTTAGACGTAATTAAGTTATTGAAGGACGATACAGAACTGCCTATAGCTGCTTACAATGTTAGCGGTGAGTATGCTATGGTAAAGGCAGCCATACAAAAAGGCTGGCTTAATGACCAGCGTGCCATTACAGAGGTGCTCATGAGCATCCGTAGGGCAGGAGCAACAGCTATACTAACATACCACGCCAAAGAGGTGCTGGAGAATAAGTGGCTGTAA